In Arthrobacter sp. StoSoilB5, one genomic interval encodes:
- a CDS encoding NAD(P)-binding oxidoreductase: protein MSRIAIIGGHGKVALHLSRILSGEGHDVTSFIRNPNHVADVTETGAAAQVLDVENSTTAELAQALQGHHAVVWSAGAGGGNPARTYAVDRDAAIRSMDAAQEAGIKRYVMVSYIGSSKDHGVSEDHPFFPYAESKAVADDYLRSTGLDWTVLGPGTLTEEPASGMIDVNPANPGNGTQTSRANVALVAAAVLELPGTIHRTITFKDGSVDVVDALTAE from the coding sequence ATGAGCCGAATCGCAATCATTGGCGGCCACGGCAAAGTGGCCCTGCATTTGTCCCGCATTCTTAGTGGCGAAGGTCACGACGTCACGTCTTTCATTCGAAATCCCAACCATGTGGCAGACGTCACGGAGACGGGCGCTGCTGCGCAGGTCCTGGACGTGGAAAACTCGACGACGGCGGAACTCGCCCAGGCGCTACAGGGCCATCACGCCGTGGTCTGGTCAGCAGGAGCCGGTGGCGGCAACCCGGCCAGGACGTATGCAGTGGACCGGGACGCCGCTATCCGATCCATGGACGCAGCCCAAGAGGCCGGCATTAAGCGCTATGTGATGGTGTCCTACATCGGCAGTTCAAAGGATCACGGCGTTTCCGAGGACCACCCCTTCTTCCCCTACGCGGAGTCCAAGGCCGTGGCTGATGACTACCTGCGGAGCACTGGACTGGACTGGACCGTGCTGGGACCGGGAACCCTGACGGAGGAGCCCGCCTCCGGGATGATCGATGTCAATCCAGCAAACCCGGGCAATGGTACGCAGACTTCCCGTGCGAACGTTGCCCTGGTGGCGGCTGCAGTTCTGGAACTTCCTGGCACCATCCACCGGACCATCACGTTCAAGGACGGATCAGTCGACGTGGTGGATGCACTGACGGCGGAATGA
- a CDS encoding ROK family protein, translated as MVIGTAPSTQLVRRVNAGAMLKAMRGAGVVTGTELMASTGLSRATVISICDELVRLGWLQELENQRGAGDYVKGRPARRFIFDDSAASVLGIDIGANKITTIVADMAGKPLSQVTMPFRAYNVPADERADVLDRIAADALEKAGVTADSVLAVSVGVAAPVSRDGEVLTAQEFWKSFDVRRIVSERHGWQVLLENDANLAALAERWQGTAQGVDNLVVMLAGDRLGSGILESGRLLHGQVGGFGELGYLDNVDGVGDTYGIAHYAALWGREALADDSGTTLRLLCGGDPAALTAEMVFKAAADGDRAARIALDRVAHRMARVIGSISTLVNPELVVIAGGVAASVHALLPDIGKQLPDFTFTPPRLATSILGDGIVSLGAIRHALDYVEEHALDLYPASLPKHADAS; from the coding sequence ATGGTGATCGGGACTGCGCCGTCAACACAGCTGGTACGCAGGGTCAACGCCGGCGCGATGCTGAAGGCAATGCGTGGTGCGGGGGTAGTCACAGGCACGGAACTGATGGCTTCCACCGGACTCTCACGCGCCACCGTCATTTCGATCTGCGACGAACTTGTCCGGCTCGGATGGCTGCAGGAACTGGAAAACCAGCGAGGTGCCGGAGACTACGTCAAAGGCAGGCCGGCACGCCGCTTTATCTTCGACGACAGCGCGGCCAGCGTGCTCGGAATCGACATCGGCGCCAACAAGATCACCACGATTGTGGCTGACATGGCCGGAAAACCTTTGTCCCAGGTGACGATGCCCTTCCGCGCTTACAACGTACCTGCCGATGAGCGCGCCGATGTGCTGGACCGGATCGCGGCGGATGCCCTGGAAAAAGCCGGCGTAACCGCTGACTCTGTTCTTGCTGTTTCTGTTGGTGTTGCCGCTCCCGTCAGCCGCGACGGAGAGGTGCTCACGGCCCAGGAATTCTGGAAGTCATTTGATGTCCGCCGGATTGTGTCCGAGCGGCATGGTTGGCAGGTACTCCTCGAAAACGACGCCAACCTTGCAGCCCTCGCAGAAAGGTGGCAGGGCACGGCGCAAGGAGTCGACAACCTGGTGGTCATGCTCGCCGGAGACCGCCTGGGATCGGGCATCCTCGAGTCGGGCCGATTGCTCCATGGGCAAGTTGGTGGCTTTGGCGAACTGGGATACCTCGACAACGTGGACGGCGTAGGCGACACCTACGGCATCGCCCACTACGCTGCGCTGTGGGGGCGGGAAGCCCTTGCCGATGACTCCGGCACGACCCTGCGGTTGCTCTGTGGCGGCGATCCTGCGGCCCTGACGGCAGAGATGGTTTTCAAGGCAGCCGCGGACGGTGACCGCGCCGCCCGTATCGCCCTTGATCGTGTGGCGCACCGCATGGCCCGCGTCATCGGCTCCATCAGCACATTGGTCAACCCTGAGCTTGTGGTTATTGCCGGCGGCGTCGCAGCGTCAGTCCACGCCTTGCTCCCGGACATCGGGAAGCAGTTGCCGGACTTCACCTTCACTCCCCCGCGCCTGGCAACATCCATTCTGGGCGACGGCATTGTGTCCCTCGGCGCGATCCGCCATGCCTTGGACTATGTCGAAGAGCATGCACTGGACCTTTACCCCGCATCACTGCCGAAACACGCGGACGCTTCCTGA
- a CDS encoding LysM peptidoglycan-binding domain-containing protein produces MGLLDNLKKNLGLGEKDHRGQVAPTAPEAAADQSAADQAAEDAAAVGTSSKAAAEAAAAQAAEQQEAANAAGAQIAGEAGLEPEAPEVQPLAQQAAAEAAAGTGQPGPVAPRVTEVVVEPGDTMRGIAAQFGVDLGALIATNADTVPNPDLIYPGQVLRLP; encoded by the coding sequence ATGGGATTGCTCGACAACTTGAAGAAGAATCTTGGCCTTGGTGAGAAGGATCACAGGGGTCAGGTTGCGCCCACCGCCCCGGAAGCTGCTGCGGACCAATCTGCTGCCGACCAGGCCGCAGAGGACGCTGCCGCCGTCGGGACTTCGAGCAAGGCCGCCGCGGAAGCTGCTGCAGCCCAGGCGGCCGAGCAGCAGGAAGCCGCCAATGCTGCGGGCGCTCAGATCGCCGGAGAGGCTGGCTTGGAACCAGAAGCCCCGGAGGTCCAGCCATTGGCCCAGCAGGCGGCTGCTGAGGCCGCTGCCGGGACGGGGCAGCCCGGGCCAGTGGCCCCGCGCGTCACGGAGGTGGTGGTGGAGCCCGGCGACACCATGAGGGGTATCGCTGCACAGTTCGGTGTGGACCTCGGTGCCCTGATCGCGACCAACGCCGACACTGTGCCCAACCCGGATCTCATCTACCCCGGGCAGGTGCTTCGCCTGCCCTGA
- a CDS encoding Na+/H+ antiporter: MDQLALIVGLLLATVLAVGLGDRLRLPYPVLMLLLAVALTFIPGFPELEITPELILPIFLPPLLFATAQKSSWAVFRVRWRTLLLMAVALVVVSTVVVAGAAWLMIPGIGIPAAIALGAMVAPPDPVAVESVAGRVHMPRRLITVLQSEGLFNDAAAIVIFQAAVAATVSGSEVGPNVILQFVVGAALAVVIGIAMGWLTKFISKLVTSMVARSAVTLVVPFAAYILAEELHASGVVAVVVTALELQRHARPQDAAERITRTAFWDVVELLATGLAFGLVGLEIRHVIRDEGTAIFGMIGAAVVICILVFAVRYLWLGLLALTAHRRRNLLQPTSPKEVLILTWCGMRGLATLALALALPLTLPDGSDFPARHEILVTACAVLLATLVLPGLTLPWLMRVLNAMEDGSHEKDAARVLAKRAQSAAVAALKDHELMKELPADKVALVKEKMRRLHAELLDGTLRNESAAEKRKRGRELAIAVQTIALDAARQEVVDARNEPGTDPEVADRVLRQLDLRTMSMPE, from the coding sequence ATGGATCAGCTGGCACTCATTGTCGGATTGCTGCTTGCGACGGTGCTGGCTGTGGGCTTGGGGGACAGGCTTCGGCTTCCGTACCCGGTCCTGATGCTGCTTCTGGCTGTTGCGCTGACGTTCATTCCGGGCTTCCCTGAGTTGGAGATTACGCCGGAGTTGATCCTGCCGATCTTCCTCCCGCCGCTGCTTTTTGCCACCGCGCAGAAGAGTTCCTGGGCCGTTTTCCGGGTGCGTTGGCGGACGTTGCTGCTGATGGCTGTCGCCTTGGTGGTGGTTTCCACCGTAGTGGTGGCTGGTGCTGCATGGCTCATGATTCCTGGCATTGGCATACCGGCGGCGATTGCATTGGGAGCCATGGTGGCGCCGCCGGATCCGGTCGCAGTGGAGTCAGTAGCTGGCCGCGTGCATATGCCCCGACGGCTCATCACCGTTCTGCAGAGCGAGGGCCTTTTCAATGATGCCGCCGCTATCGTGATTTTCCAGGCAGCGGTCGCCGCCACGGTGTCTGGTAGCGAAGTGGGGCCCAATGTCATCCTGCAATTTGTGGTGGGTGCTGCTTTGGCGGTGGTCATCGGCATCGCCATGGGCTGGCTGACCAAGTTCATCTCCAAGCTTGTGACATCCATGGTTGCCCGCAGCGCAGTCACGCTAGTGGTTCCCTTCGCGGCATACATTCTGGCGGAAGAGTTGCACGCTTCAGGTGTGGTGGCCGTCGTCGTGACTGCCCTGGAACTGCAACGCCACGCACGGCCGCAGGACGCTGCCGAGCGCATTACGCGGACAGCCTTCTGGGATGTGGTGGAGCTGCTGGCAACCGGCCTGGCCTTCGGCCTGGTGGGCTTGGAAATCAGGCACGTTATCCGTGACGAGGGGACGGCCATTTTCGGGATGATCGGCGCGGCTGTGGTGATCTGCATCCTGGTGTTCGCCGTTCGCTACCTATGGCTCGGACTGCTTGCGCTGACCGCCCATCGGCGGCGGAATCTCCTGCAGCCAACCTCACCCAAAGAAGTACTCATCCTGACGTGGTGTGGAATGCGTGGCCTGGCAACACTGGCCCTCGCCTTGGCGCTCCCGCTGACACTGCCTGATGGCAGCGACTTCCCGGCGCGCCACGAAATCCTGGTCACCGCCTGCGCCGTGCTTCTGGCCACCTTGGTACTGCCTGGCCTGACGCTTCCGTGGCTGATGCGGGTCCTCAACGCCATGGAGGACGGTTCACATGAAAAGGACGCTGCCCGCGTGCTGGCCAAACGTGCCCAGTCGGCAGCGGTAGCGGCGCTGAAGGACCACGAGCTCATGAAGGAGCTCCCTGCGGACAAGGTGGCACTGGTCAAGGAAAAGATGCGCCGCCTCCATGCCGAGCTGCTGGATGGGACGTTGCGGAACGAGTCGGCCGCGGAGAAACGCAAACGAGGGCGTGAACTAGCCATCGCCGTGCAGACGATCGCGCTGGATGCCGCCCGCCAGGAAGTGGTGGACGCACGCAATGAGCCGGGTACCGATCCTGAGGTGGCGGACCGCGTTCTCAGGCAGCTGGACCTGCGCACCATGTCCATGCCGGAGTAG